TACGGCCCGCCGCTCAGCTCGAGCGCCTGCTCGAGGCAGTCGAAGAGGCGTCGGCATTCGGCACTCTCGGCATCGGTCAGCGATCGCTTGAGCGGATAGAAAGCGCTTTCGAACGAGATTCGCGCACAAATCGCCGACAGCCCCGAATGCTGCCAGGCCACAAGCGATCGGGCGCGGGCGCGCGCCGCGCGGTCGGCGGGGAGCAACGCCCCGTCCGCGACATCGTTCGCATATTCCATGATCGCGACCGAATCGAAGATCGCCATTTGATCGACGACCAGCACGGGAACCATGGCCGGGGGCGAGAAAGCACCGATCCGTTCCAGATTCGCGAACCGTTGCGGCCGCCGGATGTCGACGACCTCCTCGTCAAAGTCGATCCCCGCCTCGCGCAACGCGAGCCACGCGCGCATCGCCCAGCTCGAGGCGTTTTTCGTTCCCGAATAGAGAAAAGGTTTCATGGCGAATGTCCCGAATAGTTGCTACGGATTTCATAGCGCGCTATCGAATCGATAGCAAGAATGCTTTGAAAACTGCGCCTTCCCAAGTCGGGCTAGCTATCAAAATGCTAGCACGCTACCAGCGGAGCCACGATCATCCGCACTCGCACAGGAACGTGCCAGCGCAGGAGAAACCCATGGCGAAACTGCCCAAACCCGGCCAGCCCGTTCGCGGATCGCGCTCCGGGGCGCCGATCATGGCGCTGTTCGATCTGCTCGGTCGCCGCTGGGCGATGGGGGTGCTCTGGACGCTTAGCGAAGGCGGAGCGATGACGTTCCGGGAACTCCAGGACCGGTGCGAGACGATCTCCCCATCGGTGCTCAACCAACGCCTCAGCGAACTAAAGGAGGCCGGATTCGTGACGCGATCGGCGCGCGGATATGTTCCGACGCCGCTCGGCGACCGCATCTACCGGCACCTCGTCCCCCTCGGGGCCGCGGCGCGCGATTGGTCCGATATTCTCGATCAAAGCGATCCGGTCTGAAGCCCTCTTCGATCGGGCGACGCGCCAGCGACGCAGCCGCCGTTCCGTTCGCCGACCTGCCGGCGCTCCCCGGCCCTGCACATACCGCCTGACGGGATTGCTGGCCGAATGACCGCGACCGCGGACGATCCGCGGCGCGACCATTTTTTCATCTGACCGGCCCGATCAGCCCTTGGCGGGAGCCGCCTCCGCACCATCGGCATATTTGATCGAACAGCCATAGGGCTGCGCGAACGCCGTAGTCACTGGCCGCCCCGCGGCATGATCGTCGAGCGCCGCGCGGACGAAGTTCTTCGCGCCCTCCAGATCCTCGACCTTGTTGGTCGGCTTGTCATCGATGCCGCCGGCGTAGATGATCCGTCCCTCGCCATCGATCACCCGCATGTCGGGGGTGGTCTTCGCATCATACGCCTTCCCCGTCGCGCCCGTAGGGTCGAGCAGCAGATGGGTGAAGCCCGCGTTGAAGCGCTGTTTCCAGTTTTTCGCGCTCTCGCCCTCGACAAAGCCTTGCTCGCCGGGCGCCGACGAGATGATCGTCAGCCAGACGACGCCGTCGGCGACCGCTTCCTTCTGCAGCGCCTGCATCGCCCCGCTATAATGTTTCTTCACATAGGGGCAGCCTTCGTTCGTCCATTCGAGAACCACGGTCTTGCCGCGGAAATCGGCCAGCGAAACTTGCTGACCATCGGCACTGGCAAGGGTGAAGGCGGGCGCCATCTGGCCCCCGGCGGTTTCGGTCGCCTGCCCGGCAGGAGCTTCGGCCGTCTTTTCGGCCGGCTGTCCGCAACCGGCGAGCAGCAACGCCGACGCGGCGGCGATCGAAAGCAACGCATGTTTCATGGTTCTTCTCCTCTCGGTCTTCAACATCTTCAAGCTTCCGCTCCGGCCCGTTTCACCGCATCGGCGACGATGCCCGGGGTCAGCAGCTGCGGCAATATTTCCGGCTCGGCCCTGCCGGGCGAATAGACGAGGTAGAGCGGGACGCCCGAGCGGCCGAACCGCTCGAGCTCGCGCGCGATCAGGTCGTCGCGCCGCGTCCAGTCGGCGACCATATAGACCGCGTCGGCGCCGCCAAACAGCGCGCGCGTTCCCTCACTGGCAAGCGCGGCGCGCTCGTTGACCTTGCACGTTACGCACCAGTCGGCGGTAAAATTCACGAACACGACTTTGCCCTCGGCGCGCGCCGCCGCGACGGCATCGGCCGACCAGGGCGTTTCGGCGGCCGTTTGCGAAGCCGCCGGCCCGGCGCCGGGCGCGAGCGACGCCGCCGACACCGCGACGACAGCCGCCGCCAGCAGCGACAATGTCGACGCGGCGGTCGTGCCGAACGCCTTGCGTCCCCCCATTCGCGCGCCCTGCCGCCAGCCCCAGAGGGTGAGGCCGAAGGCGAGCAACAGGCCGCCGGCCAGGATCAGCGCGAGGGCTTCGCCGCTCGTCTGGCGCGCGAACACCCAGACCAGCCAGAGCGCGGCGCCATACATCGGAAAGGCAAGGATCGACTTCAGCCGGTCCATCCAGGGTCCCGGCTTCGGAAAACGCGCGAGCACGCCCGGCGACAGGCTGATGACCAGATAGGGAAGCGCGAGCCCGAGCCCGAGCATCGCAAAAACGGCGAGCGCCATCGGTGCGGGCATCACGAGCGCCGCGCCGAGCGCGAAGGCCATGAAGGGCGCCGTACAGGGCGCGGCCACGACCACCGCGAGCACCCCGGTGAAAAAGGCGCCGGTTCCGCCGGGCAGGCGCGTCAGTCCGCCGCCCGCCCCGCTTCCCGAAAGGCCGACCTCGAAGGCGCCCGAAAGGCTGAGGCCAACCGCGAGCATCAGCAGCGCGAGCCCCGCCGTGACCGCGGGATTCTGAAGCTGAAACCCCCAACCCGCCGCCTCGCCCGCCGCGCGCAAGGCGAGCAGCGCGCCCGCCAGCAGGACGAAGGTCGTCAGCACGCCGAGCAGGAACGCGACTCCGTCGCGCCGTGCCTCGCGCGGATCGTGCGCCGAAGCGGACAGCGACGCGGCCTTCATCGCGAGGATCGGGAACACGCACGGCATCAGATTGAGGATCAGGCCGCCGATCAGCGCGAACAGCGCGGCTTGGGCGAAAAGCAGGAGGCTCGTTCCGCCGCCGTCCGCCGCCGGCGCTCCGCCCGGGTCAGCGACGACTTCCCATGCCCCGTCCGATGTCGCGACGACACCCCCCACCGGTTTGTCGAGACCACCCGCGAGCACGGCGCCGCCGGCCTTCATCCGGAGGATCAGGTCATCGCCCTTTCGTTCGCCGCGCTGAACCGCCGGATGCTCGACGATGCCCCCATCGAAGGGAAAGAAATAGGCATCTGCCGTATCGACACCGTTCAATGCCGCGCCGCGCAAGGTCAGCACAAGATCGGCGCCATCGCGCGCGATATGCGCATCGATGTCGGCGGGCCGCGGCGCCGCGTCGACGACGCGTTCGATCGCGGCTCCCTCGGCCTCGGTCAGTGGCGGCACCCCGTCGCGGACCGCTAGGTCGAGCTTCACCGTGCGCTCGTCGGGAACGCACATATCCTCGCTGCAGACCATCGAGAGGACCGTGACGCTCAGTGGCACGACCGATCCCGCTTTTGCCGTCCGCGGCACGTCGATCGGCACCGGCAGATAGACCTGGCGCGAATAGCCATAGTTCATCAGCCCCTTCACCGGCTGACGTTCGGGGAGCGGCCACAGAATCGGCCCCGCCGAAAAACCGGCCGGAAGCGTCCACGTCAATTCGGTCGCGCCACCCGAATCCCCCGGATTGCGCCAATAGGTATGCCATCCGGGCTCGATGTCCTGACGAACCGCGACGATCGCGGTCGATCCGGGCGCGGCCCATTGATTCATCGGCACCAGCGAGACCTCGACGTTCGCCGAAAACATCGGCTGGGCCGAACCCGGCGCGACGCCCGCCATCGCAATGAAAAATGCAAGGAAGATCAAACGGAGCGAAGCGATCATGGATGGACCTGTCGACAGCTTTCCAACGCGACGCCCCGGTTTGCCGCGGGACAGGAGCATCACGACTTTGTCGCAACATTATGGCAGAATCAAATATCCTGATCGAAGCTGTCCGCGACGCAAGGCCGGCCGAGCGGATTTGGGACATGGGGCGAGAAGGCCGCGCCCTCCCACCCCATGCCGCCTCAGCGCGAACCGCCGGCCAGCCAATATTCGTGCAGCGCCTCTACCTTTCCGTCGGTGAGGAGCGGCATGGCCGCGTGCAATTGCTCGTCGGTCCAGTCCCACCATCGCATTTCGAGCAGCAAGGCGATGCGCGCCGCGTCGAAACGCGTCCGGATCGGCGCGGCGGGGTTGCCGCCGACGATCGAATAGGGCGCGACGTCTCGCGTGACCACGGCGCGCGTTGCGATCACCGCGCCGTCGCCGATCCGGACGCCGGGCATCACGATCGCCTCGGACCCGATCCACACATCGTTGCCGACCACCGTGTCGCCCGCCGGCTCGAAGCCGTTGCGCGCGCCCCCGAACGCCGGAACCTCCGGCATCCAGTAAAAGGGAAAGGTGCTGATCCAGTCGTGCCGATGCCCCTGATTGCCGGCCATGATGAAGGCGGCGCCCGATCCGATCGAACAGAAACTGCCGATCACCAGCTTGTCGGCGTCGCTGTCGGGAAGGATGAACCGCGCGCAATCGTCGAAGCTGTGACCGTGATAATAGCCCGAATAATAGCTGAAGCGACCCACGCGAATATTGGGATGGCTCACCTGTTTGTCGAGCGTGATGCCCTTGAAGGGGCTTTCAAAAAAATTTGTCATTTCATGTACCTGAAGAAACGCCGGCACGCGCATGCCGCCGCTGCGAAGGCAATCGCCTCCATTCAGGCGCTTCGTTCGGAGCGCCTGTTCATGTTCCTCGCGTCAGCCGACCGGGAACCCGATGGAGGTGGTACATGGTGCCGATTTCATCGAGGCGACGCCTAGCATCCGGCCTCGAGCAAGGCAAATTGAGGCACCCGATAAATTGCCGCCAGCGGCCTTTCTCCATCGGCACATTGTTCCGGCACCGCTCGCCGGAAGCCTCGATCTCCGTCGCCGCCCGCGGCGTGTCATGTCGGTGCATCATGATTGTCATGGCCGCGTCGTATCGCGGCCATCGAAACGCAACCCTGCGCGCCTAGCGGACGTGCCGACCGCAATCGGCGGCAATCCAATCCAGGGGTTTCAGAATGACGATCAGAGGTCTTGCCTCCGCCAGCCTATTTGTTCTTTTTGCGAGCACAAGCAGCGTCGCGCTGGCGCAGTCGGATGCCGACGACACATCCGCCGCCGCGGCCGAATCGCAGGGCGAGGAGATCGTCGTGACCGGCCGCGCCGGCGCCGGCGACCGCACGCGGATCGACACCAGCTATGCGATCACTTCGATCGACAATGACATGCTGCGTTCGCGCGCGCCCTCGAGCGTCACCGAAGCGCTGAAGTCGGTCCCCGGTTTCTGGGTCGAGGCATCGGGCGGCGAAGGCAGCGGCAACGTCCGCGCGCGCGGCATTCCGGTCGACGGCTTCGGATCGATCACCCTGCTCGAAAACGGCCTGCCGGTGCAGCATGACCCCTCGCTCGGCTATCTCAACGCCGACCAGGCCTTTCGGATCGACGAATCGATCGAACGCATCGAGGTGGTCCGCGGCGGTCCGTCGTCGATCTTCTATTCGAACGCGCCCGGCGGCGCGGTCAATTTCATCACCCGCCAGCCCACCGACGAAATGACCGGTGTCGCGCGCATCCTCTATGGCCCGACCGCCGACCTGTTCCGCTTCGACGGCTGGGTCGGCGCGCCGCTCGGCAACGGGTGGAGCTTTGGTGTCGGCGGCTATTATCGCAAGGAGGATGGCGTCCGCGACCCCGGCTTCACCGGCAATCAGGGCGGACAGGTCCGCGCCGACTTGGGATATGATTTCGGCGATGGTCGGATCACGCTCGGGTACAAGCGGATCGACGACAGCACGATCTTCTACACCGGCATTCCGCTCACCAAGGACCGCAAGGGCGACATCGTCGGCCTTCCCGGCTTCAACCCGCATTATGGCACGACGGCAAGCCGGGCGACCGCTTTCCTGACGCTGCGCGACGCCAATGGCCCGGTCCAGTTCGACAATGCCGACGGCACCGACGTCAATCTCGACCAGTTCAGCCTGCTCGCCGAATGGGAGTTCGCGCCGGGCTGGAAACTCAGCAACCGTGCGCGCTACCGCGATTCGCTGACGGTGCGCAACGGCGTCTATCCGGCCTCGATCAGCACCGCGGCCGCCTTTCTCAACCAGAATAGCGCGTCGCTCCTCGCCGCCTTCCCGGGTGCGACGAGCATCCAGCTGCGTTACAGCGACACGGGCGAGGCG
This DNA window, taken from Sphingopyxis sp. PAMC25046, encodes the following:
- a CDS encoding helix-turn-helix domain-containing protein is translated as MAKLPKPGQPVRGSRSGAPIMALFDLLGRRWAMGVLWTLSEGGAMTFRELQDRCETISPSVLNQRLSELKEAGFVTRSARGYVPTPLGDRIYRHLVPLGAAARDWSDILDQSDPV
- a CDS encoding thioredoxin family protein, which codes for MKHALLSIAAASALLLAGCGQPAEKTAEAPAGQATETAGGQMAPAFTLASADGQQVSLADFRGKTVVLEWTNEGCPYVKKHYSGAMQALQKEAVADGVVWLTIISSAPGEQGFVEGESAKNWKQRFNAGFTHLLLDPTGATGKAYDAKTTPDMRVIDGEGRIIYAGGIDDKPTNKVEDLEGAKNFVRAALDDHAAGRPVTTAFAQPYGCSIKYADGAEAAPAKG
- a CDS encoding protein-disulfide reductase DsbD domain-containing protein is translated as MIASLRLIFLAFFIAMAGVAPGSAQPMFSANVEVSLVPMNQWAAPGSTAIVAVRQDIEPGWHTYWRNPGDSGGATELTWTLPAGFSAGPILWPLPERQPVKGLMNYGYSRQVYLPVPIDVPRTAKAGSVVPLSVTVLSMVCSEDMCVPDERTVKLDLAVRDGVPPLTEAEGAAIERVVDAAPRPADIDAHIARDGADLVLTLRGAALNGVDTADAYFFPFDGGIVEHPAVQRGERKGDDLILRMKAGGAVLAGGLDKPVGGVVATSDGAWEVVADPGGAPAADGGGTSLLLFAQAALFALIGGLILNLMPCVFPILAMKAASLSASAHDPREARRDGVAFLLGVLTTFVLLAGALLALRAAGEAAGWGFQLQNPAVTAGLALLMLAVGLSLSGAFEVGLSGSGAGGGLTRLPGGTGAFFTGVLAVVVAAPCTAPFMAFALGAALVMPAPMALAVFAMLGLGLALPYLVISLSPGVLARFPKPGPWMDRLKSILAFPMYGAALWLVWVFARQTSGEALALILAGGLLLAFGLTLWGWRQGARMGGRKAFGTTAASTLSLLAAAVVAVSAASLAPGAGPAASQTAAETPWSADAVAAARAEGKVVFVNFTADWCVTCKVNERAALASEGTRALFGGADAVYMVADWTRRDDLIARELERFGRSGVPLYLVYSPGRAEPEILPQLLTPGIVADAVKRAGAEA
- a CDS encoding glutathione S-transferase family protein, whose amino-acid sequence is MKPFLYSGTKNASSWAMRAWLALREAGIDFDEEVVDIRRPQRFANLERIGAFSPPAMVPVLVVDQMAIFDSVAIMEYANDVADGALLPADRAARARARSLVAWQHSGLSAICARISFESAFYPLKRSLTDAESAECRRLFDCLEQALELSGGPYLFGALSLADLMLVPTVVRLTRHDLDLARWPRSRNWAAALLERASVAEWMREADALPHIWFDDYLVPGDAIRMVPAAA
- the catB gene encoding type B chloramphenicol O-acetyltransferase; its protein translation is MTNFFESPFKGITLDKQVSHPNIRVGRFSYYSGYYHGHSFDDCARFILPDSDADKLVIGSFCSIGSGAAFIMAGNQGHRHDWISTFPFYWMPEVPAFGGARNGFEPAGDTVVGNDVWIGSEAIVMPGVRIGDGAVIATRAVVTRDVAPYSIVGGNPAAPIRTRFDAARIALLLEMRWWDWTDEQLHAAMPLLTDGKVEALHEYWLAGGSR